The Crassostrea angulata isolate pt1a10 chromosome 1, ASM2561291v2, whole genome shotgun sequence nucleotide sequence TCAACTTCAGTGAAGCACAGTCTGAAAAAGATCTTTGTGACAGTAAAACTGGTTCCTGTCGAATGCATGTGGCTAGATTTCTGAATGAGGGAAATGATAGTCTTTCTGCCTCAGACTTGAAGAGAGCCTTAGAAAGTAATAATGGATTGAAAGGAACAAAGACCTGTGTTATCTCCATTGACAATGCAGAGGAGCCAAAGATAAAATCCAAAATTTCTCAGATTAGCCTTCTGaacaatttcagatttgatGTGGATTCAGTTATTGCAAAAAGGGCATATCAGATTGGTTGTGGATGCCTTATTGAGACTAATACTTTAAAGGATCAGCATCTTAATGTTGGAGAAATGAATGGTTTTGAggtaaatgttatttataaaaattaataatcattACTTGTATAATGTTCGATTCAATATCATAAAGAAGACATACTAGCTATTTTGTCTGTGTTATATAAATTACAAATGCATTTACTATATAGTTTCTGTAGTataattacaaatgtatgtgctatatagtctaaaaattacaaatataattTGGATTTTATTGCTTTATAGGTGTTAGAAGAATTTCCATCTCATGCAGTTGATGTTGGGCAAGTCTGTGTTAGAATGAGGAACCcaaacattcaaaatgaaatggaGGAGGAACAGGACCAGGATCAGGACCAGGGGCCCCTGAATAATGATTTGTATGCATGTCCAGATCCCTATTGCCAGAAACAGTATGTGAGGTCTGCTAACCTTGAGAAACATCTAGCATTAGGCAATCACCTTTACAGGAAAGCTGAAGAGACCGGAATTGATTGTGGCATCAAAATCTGGGTTGAGAAGTGTTCTGCCATCCGAGAGAAATATGCTCACATTTGTGAGACAGTGTTGTCTCAGAGTTGTGATACAGGTATCTTTTCCCAAAGTTCAGGAGGATGGGCATTGAAATCTGTTGCTAAATGCAATAGGTTCTCCTTAAATGTTAAGGAGTatgtaaagaagatttttgaaagctGTGAAAAGACAGGAAAACGGCCGAATTATGCAGCTCTAAGTGGAGAACTTCAAAAAGCTTGTGATGAAAATGGACAGCGCCTTTTTAGACCATTTGAGTGGCTAACAGCAAATCAACTGAGAAACTTGTTTGCATCATATATTAACAAcaagaagaaaaattatagGGACAGACAGATTCTTTTAGTGGAAGTTCCAGAAACAGATGAACATCTTCAAGAAATTGTTATGAATCTTAAGGCAGAAGAACGTCAGCAGACTGTATCTGACATGtatgaaaatgtgttttatgcAGCAAATACTTAATTTACCTTTGGATATCTCTGTGGCAACCTGTATAACATGCATTTACATGGAAATTATCAATGTTTTATACTTTAAGATATTTGTAAAGGTGAAAAAttccatgttttaaaaaaaatacactcaGTATCTGTATTTTAGCATGAATGTATTTCTTATTACATTTGGTATTTATCTTTTATGATTGTGTGAGCATGGCAACTTACAGGTTACGTTAGTCCAatgattcatttcatttatagaTAAGTTATATATAAAAGATTATTATCAGTTCTAAATAGACACCACCAAAAGTTAACTCTCTGAAGGTTCAATGCACTGTCAGTAATATATTTAGGTTTTCTCTGGAAATTAAACAAATGCAAATGATTGTATTTCCTTGGaaacaagtttttttattttagtaacaaattttattctagtatttgaaaatattggaATTAATATTTGCAAAGCTTATTTTAGAGTaataacatttaatttagtATTCTCTGTTAAAACCATAAagcataagaattttttttaccttcttcAAAGAAAGTGATAAAAGTCCAAAATGAGGAAAAACAACATGCAGTTTGAAGTTTTTATGAATAACAGTAATATACGTAATGTACTTATATGATGGCGTTATTAATGACAACTTGTATTTcctgttttgaaatattcaaagttaatttttattattttttgctgtataaattgtcaaaataatgCTGTGATATTTCAGAACATTTCTGGTATAGATTTAAATGAATTGAATGTTAGCcattttaacgttttttttgtaaaaatgaaaataccaGTCTTATTGGTGACCTCATATCTGACATATATTATAGAGTCCAAAgtcaaattttttatattgtactATTCATGGTCTGTACTTAGAGGTGTAATTgcaataaaagaaattgaagcGTTTACAGACCCCAAATTAATGCTTTGTAAGttggtaaaatttgaacatttcatTAAACGTAGCAATTTGAAAAGTTTATGACCTTTTTGTACTTCAACTAGATAAGTTCTATATAAATGTACCTCCCCAGATGATATGCTAGACAACATGCTTTTACCCCCTATAACTAGTTTCTATGCATGTATTATCACTGTTAGTTGAGAGGTCCTGAAATATGTGTAgatttcatgatttttgttcCCATTTTTGACCCCTTgttctatttttagtaacatgcCTTTTACTCATGAACTATGCCAACCATGACAAAAACATATGTTGCAAATTTTATGGCATATTGATACTATGTTGCACACCAAAATTGATATCGATACATCAACCATGCTTGTGGACTCTTTTGCATGACTTTCTCTGAGATGCTcactttaaaatttcatttgctcattagaaatgcatttctaaaacattgtagataataaaaacagaaagaTTTAACGAGCAATATCATGACCATGCCTGTTTAACATCAAAACAACGTAACTGCGTGTGGATGAAGTTGTATTTTTCTTAGTtgcttttatttaattttaaaatggttAATCATAAAATGTGACTTAACTTTTGTATGTGCTtcaaaacgagagagagagagaacgttAGTTTAGGTATAAGCAATGATCCAGCTCATCTCTATCTCTTCATCTGACAACCGTACCTGATTAATCTTACATAAgaagatttatttaaaatttaaacatcaagatcatttttgaaaaaaaaaatcaccaaatgGCCATCCCACCTTTAGCTTCTAGATTTACCTGCATGTGTTCGACGCAGAtgcataccaaaaaaaaaggtACTAACTTTACGATTCTTCGAACATCAGGGTTTCTCTcgaaaacaaaactaattttCAAGAATACGAGCTAAATGCACAAAACTTGAGATTCCTAATATAATGATTGCATCATCGTGGGATTTCGTGATAATTGAAACAACAAAAGGGCAGACCAGGCGCGAGCATTGCATTATTACACATAATGCAATATTGTCATGGGTCATCACAGTGCAGTTGCATGCATgttcccaaaaaaaaaaattgggaatATCACCCAAGACTGCATATTCACGGGACACGTTTTCCTCCATTTttgatacaatatatatcaaatgttttCTGACGAACAAACATGCTGTATCTATTATCGTTAGGAATATTCTTGAATCGACAATATTAGATCAACCAAAAAGTCTAAGTTAAAAATTTGGACAGTTGTTCTATTAAATGTTTGTTACTTATTCCATTTCTAAAATTGACAATTGTTTTCTACAAAATGTATAtctattttataatattgttttaagtGACCAATATATGATgcccatcttttttttttaaagaagatggggggacaagatagcgcaaatgcccatttggttttatcgtaaaaaacaatttcaaattaatttttttttcaaccaaaaatactagatgatgttatattacaagtttacaaagcacagtttctaactatattcagttttgaatattttaacaaacaataagaacaaaaataaatttttaagttttggtggtatcgaacccacaacctaaaaaccctagctctataatgttacctaatgtctggtgctctaaccactgagccatttcagtcatAACAAACTTCTTTGTGAAGTGCGAAATGGAACTCCAacaacgaatttacggacttgtagtatttctctaaaacgttcaattgttgggataaaaatgacatttttaaagtatagtgggtcatctctccacctttttgttgattgaaatcggtctgatttcctttaaaccttatatagaatacacaaaagtatggagcccagacccactctataaaagaaaaggcattgaagttctaaaaatgacactatttggagatTTTGatacgcatacgccagtttaaatcaacctattctaAATATCTAACACatttaaaggttataaatcgatgttaaggtacatgtaaataaacattgttttcaataatttaaaaagaaattatgagatttgttccaattttaattttataccaATATGTATAACGACCTAAATCAGGTAtagtttttgttatatttaaaaaatgaacgaTATCTAATGGTTAAATTCCCTTAAATTCACTTAGGTGAAGGATATATGTTTGCAGtgtgaaaattattttgttttttactttgttATCATTATTCAACTTTTGttgctttttaaaatgtaatctAGATTTATTTCCTTCTGCTGTTAAGGTTTTTGCTAATTTTTGCGAAATATTTGTGAttcaagttgattttttttgttatatatatatgtatgtaagaAGATGGAATAAACTTATGATAAGGTTAAATATGATTTGGtctttcatccaacaattatataaattcggattatatcaaatatttctcCTGTAAGTAAGTTATGATGGCTAGTTTCTTGACCCCAGCCGCCTTTAATATTTGTAGACAGATGTAGTACATCTATTACACAGAtgtacgagagagagagagagagagagagagagagagagagagagagagagtttttaaGACCATCAAGCATTacgtaacattttatttaagagAGAAAAAAGCAGGCGTTCAGTTTCTAATACAACCGACCCCTCATCTATCTAAATCTCCATATTTTGGTATCATTGCACTTTACCACCATTACGTAACTACACGTGGTATGGATGCATTGTGAAAtgcagagagaaagagagagagaggaaataTTACATGTGTGTTTTGTAATAACAATGCATTTCACTTCAGCCTTGGCACAATTTAGTTCTATAGTAAGAGGAATACACTAAGCTCTCTAGGTTAATTGGTGtacaattttaaattctaaataagaGTTTGATTGAATGTTCACAATCCATTATTTCCAAAGAGTAATTCCATTTCCAtacaaaattacttttaatttcattaatgcTAAGATTCACCGATGAAAAGACTTAAGGTGGAATAGCACACCTGGAAAACGTAACTCAGATTagcagtaaattatttgattattaaagatataattaaaaacaaactgtacttatatgtcaaataagcgaaaaatttgaagtttggggataaaaaacaaatatcttaaaattctattcagtaagtaacaacaaaagcacCTGCGGAATTCGACCTCgagatgtacggatcacaagcccgacactttatccactcgatTAGTAGTCTATATGCAGTAAGTTACGTGTTGCCGTCGATAAAATCgttttaataaatgaatgtcgtttcgatcagaggtcagccattttgtgatcaTGTGTTCTTCCACCTTGAAGTGAATTACGTACAAATGTTGATAtttatttccccttatgtttgcattggaaatctgcgacgaaGCCTGTTTGAATTCACCCACCATGAGCACAAATATTAACGTTTGagtatgatttatttatttttgtaagattaaatgaaagtTCAAACTTTCATAACCAATAATGTATTTAGTATGTACCtatgaattaaattatatctactctttaataaaaaagatttttctctacaaagtttctggcactatatttttagtcACGGAAGCGAACTAAATAACACgttagaatcattttaacaagagcatGGACTTTGGGCAGTTGTGTCAaacggcaatgtgacgtaggcctgtctatttatTGCTGGctactcagccatggctcttcgaaatcaacaagatttgtctgacttttgagctaagaccacgcaatcggtgtatatttcgcttgataccagcgtcattttaatactttacgtcctactgaaagtccaaggccttgataaaatggttctacatgtaatatggctgttccgtgcatgtttcatatccctggcTTAGAGTGTATATAAATACTTTCATATACTTCATagaaataaacatcaatatgaatataaatataagcattgagtGCTTATTTTTGGGTGTCACTGGTCCTATTAACACACCAAGGCTGTGCAGACAAATCACCGTACCGCGCTAACGCTCGGGAATCAATTTGTAAGCACAGCCTTGGTCGACGACATCCAGTGCTGAATATTTACATCAACCAAGTATATTATTCCctatatttcttacggaaacttatagttacatgtaattaatagctctatagaaacagccagactgaaatctacacgccctgcttatcgattggtcgaaatctacagcgactgaaactgaAAAGAAATTGACAGGTCTAAAAATTGACACGCCCTCTTTATCGTTTGGCCgtaacctacagcgacctaagaaaaatcacggagtgcacgaaataatcatgatgatgtcagactcaaagtctcacaggagacgtttggctatttcttttagctaacgtacttatgtatattaatagtaatttagtgatttttactttcttttcataatcaatttattaattaaatgaaagaaagatataaatataaacaataaaatgctttctttgatgattcatgcgggttatgaaggtagcggtcattgcagaaaaatttacataacccgctaacgttATGATGCCACGTTGTCATTATTCATTTCGATAAAAATATTCAGACTAACATCAAAAAGTCTCAGACCTCTCAtcaagtactgatagtacttcTGAAATACTGAAAAATGATACTACATTacaacagaaaaagaaaaaactgGTGAGGAAATTTTTTTCCAGCAGTtcgtcccaagttattgcttgcATCacgttttgatgatttttaataaaaatacacataccctTGAAAGAAGTATAgataaaatcaatgaaatggaatatatccaagatatcttcattgacaaattatcccttttcactcattaAGGAACGAAAACAagtttcttacggagatttataatggaaaatgtttacatcttttctccattcggaattaCTCGGGACatctcgcgcaatttttcaacgttatcatccgggcttattaatggctgatgcaatgcaatgcaaaatccccgtagactttctaatttgggatgtgtattgaaatctGAAGCGGTAGAgagggcgtttcaaaacagatacacgtaatctggacatttttcgtattagtggatgaacgtagtttgagcacaaaggtatttattattatcaaaatatcaaatgaaaagtggtggaagcaaaaactcgggacagagtatagaattAGAGAAAAAGAAATACTGTCTGAGACTGTATCAGTGAAGAAAGATGATGATGATCAAACTCGATATGACATACAACAAGACAAATAAGAACCCTCGGCTAATAAGGAGGTTATTCTGAATGATTCATCAAGTGCATCATCAGATTTGGTGCAAAATTGTCAGAAACAGAAAATGTCACAGAcactgaaattgaaaaaagtatcGAACATGGTAAGATAAGCCAACAAATGATGTCTAAAATGTCTCTTTTTAATAAGAATTATTTACATACTTTCTTTTcttatgtatatattaattaGTTTGGAAAATAATGAATCTATCAAAGTGTTTCCGACTACAGACCTAAAAAGTCCCGATATACTACAGAATGACACTACAAGAGAacgaaaagaaaacaatttggaagattttttcaaaacttccgACAGTGTCAGCAAAAATAGCAAGGATGAAAAAGTATCCactgaaattagaaaaaaaggaGGATTTCACCGCAATGGATCAATATGCACTTTTGATTGTTATTTTTGggtctacatttttttttatcattcatgTTATTCTCTTTGTTCAAGTCCATAAGGTTTGCCTTTTTACAAGatgagattttaaaaaacatgttgtTATTTTAAGCAGCTCAAGAAGTGAGAGTGTCAATGATTCATACGCTAGCTGAATGTTTGCTTTAACCAGCCAATTCTCACTCGGAGAAAGCTCGTGTTATCTTTATGTAGATAGCAGATAACataatgttgatatttttatctttcaaattaaatttaatttaaaatcaaaaatgtaatttgatgtcatttattgaaaaagaaTTATTCAAGGTATAGGTTTcgtaaaaaaatctcaaaatgatATTGCTTATTTGGTTTGTCTGTCCGCCTGCTTTCAGTCATTTAGGCGGTCAAACTAACCCTTACAAAGGATGTCTGAAAAAGTGCTAAAACTAGGCCAATTCACATTTACTTATCGAATCATATCgactttcattaattttcaccaatattttaaaattttccgcCCAATATTTTTAAACCTTATTATTTTCCAAACCCACGGTTAAGTGTTTCAAATTTTCGTTTCAAAGGTAATTTACAAGCGCTATTCTTACTTTGTATAACACCGCACTAGAATTAACTTTATAAATATCACTACAAACATTTGCAAAATCTTTTAATAAAGTAATTTATTGGCATATTAAGCAAATTCTTAccatgaatatttcattttaacacTCCACTGAACGGAGGTTCATGTGGTAAGTTTGAGGCGATGTATGCAAAGAAGGTCAAATTGTGAGgtcaaattttctttatattttgaacatttataGATTTTATTCCAAAGAATAGAATAGTAAGTTTGCAAAGAAGGTCAAATTGTCcttatattttgaacatttaca carries:
- the LOC128165372 gene encoding uncharacterized protein LOC128165372, producing the protein MHVARFLNEGNDSLSASDLKRALESNNGLKGTKTCVISIDNAEEPKIKSKISQISLLNNFRFDVDSVIAKRAYQIGCGCLIETNTLKDQHLNVGEMNGFEVLEEFPSHAVDVGQVCVRMRNPNIQNEMEEEQDQDQDQGPLNNDLYACPDPYCQKQYVRSANLEKHLALGNHLYRKAEETGIDCGIKIWVEKCSAIREKYAHICETVLSQSCDTGIFSQSSGGWALKSVAKCNRFSLNVKEYVKKIFESCEKTGKRPNYAALSGELQKACDENGQRLFRPFEWLTANQLRNLFASYINNKKKNYRDRQILLVEVPETDEHLQEIVMNLKAEERQQTVSDMYENVFYAANT